GACGCTCTGGTGCCGGCATACCTCGGCCTCCCTGCTGGTGCAGGAGAACGCCTCGCCCGAGGTGCGGCGGGATTTCGAGGATTTCTTCCAGCGCCTCGCCCCCGATGGCGCCTCCTACCGGCATGACGAGGAAGGGCCGGACGACATGCCCGCGCATCTGCGCGCGGCGCTGACGCAGACGCAGCTCTCCATCCCCGTGCAGGATGGCCGGCCCGTGCTCGGCACCTGGCAGGGCGTCTTCCTCTGCGAGCACCGCACCGCCCCGCATCGCCGGCAGGTTGTCCTGCATCTGCTGGGTGAGCCGGCGGACGGCTGAACAGCACCTTCCGCCAGCCCCAAAGGCAGAGCCTCCGCTTGAGAAAAGCCGTCTCCTCAGCAGGAATGTCATCAAACCGCGCGGGCTCCGGGCAGATATCGCGGAGATCACGATTTTCCGTCTTTCGGGGCTGCGGGAAGACTCGCCCTGCCTGCTCAGTTCCGGCAGGATAGCAGGCGCGTGATGGGGATGCTCTACGGGGAAGGGGGCAATAATGGTCAAGACTAGCGTCTGGGCTCTGACTGCGCTGTTACTTTGCCAATTGACCGCCTGCGCCAGTTCTCAGCCACAACTTGGCCGCGGGGAGAATGGTTTCAGCTCGGCGGCCTCAGCCCATGCCGATGCCATCATGGCCGGCATGGCCCGTGCCCGCGCGATGCGCGAATTGCGGATGCAGTCCTCGATCATGCCCTGAAACCGGCCGCTACGGCGGGAGAGGATGAGGCCGCCCTCCGGGCCTCTTCGTCATCCGTGCCATGGCGGCTGCAGGAGCATCCTCCGCCGGTCAGGACGAGGCCGGCATGGAAACGGGGGCCCGCCCGGCCTCCGCGCCCGCCCCGGCCCCATGCGGCGGAAA
This genomic window from Roseomonas marmotae contains:
- a CDS encoding secondary thiamine-phosphate synthase enzyme YjbQ — translated: MRQHLHRLEIDTPGRGLLEITAPMCRWVSGTGIGDGLLTLWCRHTSASLLVQENASPEVRRDFEDFFQRLAPDGASYRHDEEGPDDMPAHLRAALTQTQLSIPVQDGRPVLGTWQGVFLCEHRTAPHRRQVVLHLLGEPADG